The nucleotide window CCCCGGTTTCCGGGTGGCCGCCGTACGTCCGCACGTCGTCTGGGGGCCCGGGGACACTCAGCTGGTGGAACGGGTCGTGGCACGGGCACGGGTTGGCCGGCTGCCCCTGCTTGACCATGGCACCGCGCTGATCGACAGCACCTACATCGACAACGCCGCCGCCGCCATAGTGCGGACGGTGGAGCGGATGGACCACGCCCACGGCCAGGCGCTGGTGGTCACCAACGGCCAGCCGCGGCCGGTAGGCGAACTGCTGGCCGGCATCTGCGCGGCCGCCGGTGTGAGACCCCCTGCCTGGAATGTGCCGGGTTGGCTCGCCCGGGGCGCCGGCAGCGTGATCGAGCGTGCGTGGACCGCAGCCGGTAAACGCGGACTGGTCCGCGACGAGCCACCGATGACAAGGTTCCTGGCCGAACAGCTCTCCACCGCGCACTGGTTTGACCAGCGCCGTACGCGCGAGGTGCTGGACTGGTCCCCCGCGGTCAGCATCGAAGAGGGCCTGGACCGGCTCGCGGAGCACTACCTCGGCCCGTCCGGCCGGCACGCCTAACTACCACCCGCAGGAGAATCAGCATGCAGAGTCTGAAACATGTCGCCGACTGGCCGGTCCCGAATGCCTCCACCGCGGTGATCGGAAAGGACGGCGGACTGCTGGGCTCCCACGGAGACCAGGACCGCCAGTACGCGCTGGCCTCCGTCACCAAACTGCTTAGCGCCTATGCCGTCTTGCTGGCGGTGGAGGAAGGCGCCTTGGAACTGGACCAGCCCGCAGGACCGGAGCGTTCGACCGTCCGGCATCTGCTGGCACACAGCGGCGGCTACGACTTCGGTGACCGCTCCGTGCGCTATACCCCTGGCGAACGCCGCCTGTACTCCAACGCTGGCTTCGAGGTCCTCGGCGAAACCGTGGAACAGGCAACCGGACTGGCCTTCGCCGACTATCTGCGCGACGGCGTCCTGCTGCCGCTGGGCATGCAGCGGACTTCGCTGGAGGGCTCCCCTGCCGCTGGAGCCACCTCCACCGTCGCCGATTTGTCGCGCTTCGCGGCGGAGCTGCAACAGCCCCGACTACTGCATTCCTCAACGCTGAGCGAAGCCACCTCCGTGGTTTTCCCCGGGTTGGCAGGCGTGCTGCCCGGCTTCGGGCGGCAGAAGGACAATGACTGGGGCCTGGGCTTCGAAATCCGCAACGGCAAGCAGCCGCACTGGACCGGCGCAAACAGTTCGCCGCGCACATTCGGCCATTTCGGTCAGTCGGGTACGTTCCTCTGGGTGGATCCGGAAGCCGGCGCCGCCTGTGTCACGCTCACGGACCGTGACTTCGGCCCCTGGGCGGCCGAGGCTTGGCCGGCTTTCACCGATGCGGCGCTGGCCGATCTGGCTGCCTGAGCAAAGTTCCTGGTCGCTGTGCGGTGCCGCGGACTGCGGTTTGTACACGCGTCCGCGGCACCGTTGCAGCCTCAGCTCAGCCAGCTGAAGCGCTGGGCGCGCCGATGCCGGGGTCTATCTGGAAGGGTCCGGACGCCGATGGCCGCACATCGAAATCGAAGATCGACGTCGGCAGGTACACCGTCGAGCATGAGTTGGGGATGTCCACCACTCCGGACAGCCGGCCCTCGATCGGCGCGGCGCCCAGGAGCAGGTAGGCCTGCTCGGGGCTGTAGCCAAACTTCGTCAGGTAATCGATAGCATGCAGGCAGGCGCGCTGGTAGGACAAGTGCGAGTCCAAATAGTGCTGCCTGCCATCCAAGGTGACCGACGTGCCGGAGAAAGCCAGCCACTCGGAGAACTGCGGGTCCACGGTTCCGGGCATGAAGATAGCGTTCTCACTGACGCCGTAGGTGTCCATTCCGCCCTTGATCACTTCGAAACGCAGGTCGATGAACCCGCCCATTTCGATAGCCCCGCAGAAGGTGATTTCGCCGTCGCCTTGGGAGAAATGCAGGTCTCCGAGCGAGAAGTTGGCGCCGTCCACGAACACCGGGTAGAAGACCCGCGACCCCTTGGTCAGGTTCTTGATGTCCTGGTTTCCGCCGTTCTCCCGCGGCGGCGCTGTGCGCGCGGCCTCGCCAGCAACCCGGTCGAAATCGGATTCCGGTACAGCACCCAGCAGCGCGGACTGCGGCTCCGGAGGCAGCGCCAGCGGCGGCACTCTGTCCGGATCAGTCGCGATCAGATCGCCCTCGCGCTTGTTCCACTTGGCCAGCAGCTCCGCCGAGGGGGCGGTTCCCATCAGCCCCGGATGGATGATGCCGTTGAAGGACACATTCGGCACGTGGCGTGAGGTCGCTTTCTGACCGGTGAAGTCCCATATGGCCTTGTATGCATCCGGAAACTGCTCCGTGAGGAATCCGCCACCGTTGGTCTTGGCGAAAATCCCGGTGTAGCCCCAGCCCTGGCCGGCCAGCGGCCCCGAATCCTCCTGCGGGATCGGTCCTACATCCAGAATGTCGACGACGAGCAGGTCGCCCGGTTGGGCTCCCTCGATGGCAAACGGACCGCTGAGTTTGTGCACGGTCAGCAGCGGGGCATTGAGGATGTCCTCCGCGGAGTCGTCATTGACGATAGCCCCGTCGAACCATTCACGGCAGTCTATCCGGACCGACACACCTTGTTTGACCGTCGCCACTGGCGGGATCTCCGGATGGTAGCGGTTGTGTCCGACCTTTTCCTGGTCTTCGAATTTCTTGCTCGAGTCGAGCGGGAAAATGACTTCTGGCATTAATCTCTACTCCCCTTATTGATGTTCTGCGTCCTGCGGATCAGGGCCGCGGAAGCTTCCGGTGCAGCGGATTGTGCGTATAACGTTGCTTGGGTGCCTTCCTGCCGGGCAGCCCGGAGACTACCTCCGGTTCGTGGGCACTCTTGGCCGTGCTGTCCAGCAGTTTGTAGGCGCTGGTCCCGGCGATGGACAATCTCGGTGGGCTGAAGACTCTGCGGACCTGACGTCCGCAGCCAGGACATTCGGCGCTCTGCGGTGCCTGTCCGATGGCGAAATTCAGCTCCACGGCATCGCACGCAGCACAGCGGTATTCGTAAAGGGTCATGAAGCCGCTCCTTGTGTTGTTGCCGGCCCAACCTGGTCTGCCTCGCTCTTTTGCCGCGACCGCCCCAGGAACAATGAGGCAGCAAAGGATGCGGCGAAAATCAGCGCACCGGTCCAGGCTGTGGTGGCCGTCGAGACAAAGCTGCCGCTGAGCAACAGCAGGGCGGGAATGGTACAGGTCAACCAGCCGCAGAAGATGGCAAACCATCCTGTGGCGGCCGTGATCGAGTTCTTGCCCAGGGCCATGAGGAGGAAGAACATGAACCACAGCACGGCCCAGGTAATCCAAATGACGCCGAACAGCGGATCCGAGATCAGGGTAAAACTGAGGACGCCGATGACTATCGCGACGACAGCCACGAAAAGACTGAACCAGCCGAGTCCTTCGGCGCTGATGCCGGTCAACTGCAGGATGCCGACGTACAGGTAGGTAAAGCCAAACAGGAACAGTCCGGCTGCCGCAAACGTCGGGGCCAGTTCGCCTTGTGCCTGGGCCAGCAGGACGAGCGGCACCACGGTCTGCAGGGCGCCCACGAAGAGATTGAGTATTGCGGCTGATTTTCCGGGAATCCGGCCGAGCAGCATCAGCCCGTTGATGAAAAGGATTGCTCCTACGTATAACAGTCCGGCACTAGCCATATTTGCCTCATCGCAAAGGAAGTGGAACTTCGAACGGGTATGGGCCGAACCTAACAACCCCTGGTTGCCCAGTCAATGGAAGACGTTGGGAAAACCCTATGGCATGGGCTTATTGCCGCTTTCGGGCAGGAAAGGCGGCGACCGCCGGGCTACCAGCGGCCGTTGCGCGGCCTCGGCTGGCACACCGGGCAGGTGTAGGAGGAGCGGTTCATGAAGACATCACGCCGAATCTTGGTCTCCAGTCCCAGCGCGGCGCAGCGGTTGCAGTTTTCCCGCTCGCGCCCGTAGGCGTTCAGCGACCGGGCGAAGTACCCTGAGGCACCATTGACGTTCACGTACAGGGAGTCAAAGCTGGTGCCCCCGGCGTCCAGTGCGCGGTTCATGACGCCGCGGCAGGCTTCGACCAGCCTTTCCGCTTCCTTGCGCCGCATCGTATCGGTGGGCCGGGCATAGTGCAGTTTTGCTGCCCAGAGGGCTTCATCGGCATAGATGTTGCCGATTCCTGAAACCAGACCCTGGTCCAGGAGGGCGCGTTTGATTCCAGTGCGGCGGGCACGCAGGCGGCGGTAAAAGGCATCGAACGAGAAGGCAGGATCCAGCGGATCACGGGCGATATGCGCGGCCTCCACCGGCACAAGCGGTAAGCCGGTTTCCGACAGTCCTCCCGCGTGCCCGTCCGCCGTCGGCACGAGGTCCGCCAGGAAAACTCCACCGAAGATCCGCTGGTCAACGAAGCGCAGTTCGGCCGGCATGGGCGTGCCGTCGGTATTCGCGGCAGGGCTCAGGGTGAGTCGGACCTTCAAGTGCTTTTCATCAGGCTGGACGGAATCCTCGACCAGCAATTGCCCGCTCATCCCGAGGTGTGCCATCAGCGCAAGTTGCGGCGTACCGCCGTCGTTGTTGGTTTCTTCGCGCAGTGGCAACCAAAGGAACTTGCCGCGGCGCACCACGTCTTCTACCTTGGTTCCTTCGAGGTTGCCGCGCAGGTCCTCGGCGCCGAGCGCATGGCGGCGGATGGAACGCTCGTCGAGGACCTCGACGCCGGTAATGGTGCGGCCGCGTACCCACTGGGCCAGGCCGCGGCGGACTACCTCGACTTCAGGCAGTTCAGGCATCTGCAGGTTCGACGGAACGCAGCTGGCGCCACGAGACGGCGGCAGCTTCCTGCTCGGCTTCCTTCTTGGAGTGGCCGGTGCCCTCGCCGTAAGCGGTGCCCCCGATGCGCAGCGTTGCCACGAACGTTCTGGCGTGGTCCGGTCCTGAGCCTTGGACGGCATATTCGACGCTGCCCATTTTGCGGGCGGCGGCCAGTTCCTGGATGCTCGTTTTCCAGTCAGTACCCGCGCCAAGGGCCTCGGCATCCGCCAGCAGTGGGGAAATGAGCCGCATGACCATCCCGCGCGCGGTTTCGATGCCGTTGACAAGGTAAGTAGCGCCGATCAGCGCTTCGACCGTGTCCGCCAGGATGGAAGACTTGTCTGCGCCGTTGGTCAGCTTTTCACCTTGGCCGAGCAGAATGTACTGGCCCAGATCCAGGTCGCGGGCAACCCCTGCCAGAGCACGGGTGCTGACGACGGCGGAACGGCGCTTGGCCAGCTCGCCCTCGGGCAGGTCCGGATTGTCGCGGTAGAGCGCATCAGTGACGGAGAAGCCGAGGATGGAGTCGCCCAGGAATTCGAGGCGCTCGTTGGTCGGCAGGCCGCCGTGTTCATACGCGTAGGAACGATGTGTCAGAGCAAGACGAAGCGTCTCGGCGTCGATTTCGACACCGAGACGCTTCAAAAGCTCTTCAGTTGAAGGCATGCGGACGCTATTAAACGTCGGCTACCTTGCGGCCCTTGTACTCAAGGAACAGCGCAGTGCCTGCCGAGTCGGTGACGACCTTGGCCTGGTGAGGCAGGCTGTAGGTGACACGGCCGTTCTCAACGGTCTTGACCAGGTTGGGCGCAGTTGCCTTCCACTGGGACCGGCGTGCGCGCGTATTCGAGCGGGACATTTTCCGCTTGGGAACAGCCACGACTAACTCTCTTCTCTCTCGTCTGACTCTGTACGTGTTGCTGCCTCATCGGCAGCTGTGCCAGCCAGCCCGGCGAGGGCTGCCCAGCGAGGATCCAAAACCTCATGTTGGTGGCCCGGATCCTCTTCAAGGCGCATCCCGCATTCAGGACAAAGGCCTTTACAGTCTTCCCGGCACACCGGCTGGAACGGCAGGGCGGTTACCACTGCGTCCCGCAACACCGGTTCGAGATCGATTGAATCGCGCTCTACCCGCCGCTGCTCTTCAGCCTCTTCATCATCCGGACCCTGATCCTGTGGATCGAAGCCCTCGTAGTAGAAGAGTTCCTGCACCCTGACGGAGAGATCATACTCGATAGCATCCAGACAGCGCCCGCACTCCCCCGTTACATCAACGGTGGCAGTGCCGGAAACCAGAATACCTTCGTGTACGGACTCAAGCCGCAGATCCAGCTCCATATCGGAGCCTTCCTGCACGCCAATGAGTGCTGCACCGAACTGCTCCGGTGCAGGTACATGCTCGTTCAGGGTCCGCATAGTACCCGGGCTGCGCCCGAGATCCTTGACCGAAATGGCCAGGGGCGAATTTTGATCATGATTCATGATCACAACGATGAGAACTC belongs to Arthrobacter crystallopoietes and includes:
- a CDS encoding YceD family protein; protein product: MAISVKDLGRSPGTMRTLNEHVPAPEQFGAALIGVQEGSDMELDLRLESVHEGILVSGTATVDVTGECGRCLDAIEYDLSVRVQELFYYEGFDPQDQGPDDEEAEEQRRVERDSIDLEPVLRDAVVTALPFQPVCREDCKGLCPECGMRLEEDPGHQHEVLDPRWAALAGLAGTAADEAATRTESDEREES
- the mutM gene encoding bifunctional DNA-formamidopyrimidine glycosylase/DNA-(apurinic or apyrimidinic site) lyase → MPELPEVEVVRRGLAQWVRGRTITGVEVLDERSIRRHALGAEDLRGNLEGTKVEDVVRRGKFLWLPLREETNNDGGTPQLALMAHLGMSGQLLVEDSVQPDEKHLKVRLTLSPAANTDGTPMPAELRFVDQRIFGGVFLADLVPTADGHAGGLSETGLPLVPVEAAHIARDPLDPAFSFDAFYRRLRARRTGIKRALLDQGLVSGIGNIYADEALWAAKLHYARPTDTMRRKEAERLVEACRGVMNRALDAGGTSFDSLYVNVNGASGYFARSLNAYGRERENCNRCAALGLETKIRRDVFMNRSSYTCPVCQPRPRNGRW
- a CDS encoding FmdB family zinc ribbon protein, which produces MTLYEYRCAACDAVELNFAIGQAPQSAECPGCGRQVRRVFSPPRLSIAGTSAYKLLDSTAKSAHEPEVVSGLPGRKAPKQRYTHNPLHRKLPRP
- the rnc gene encoding ribonuclease III, whose translation is MPSTEELLKRLGVEIDAETLRLALTHRSYAYEHGGLPTNERLEFLGDSILGFSVTDALYRDNPDLPEGELAKRRSAVVSTRALAGVARDLDLGQYILLGQGEKLTNGADKSSILADTVEALIGATYLVNGIETARGMVMRLISPLLADAEALGAGTDWKTSIQELAAARKMGSVEYAVQGSGPDHARTFVATLRIGGTAYGEGTGHSKKEAEQEAAAVSWRQLRSVEPADA
- the rpmF gene encoding 50S ribosomal protein L32; protein product: MAVPKRKMSRSNTRARRSQWKATAPNLVKTVENGRVTYSLPHQAKVVTDSAGTALFLEYKGRKVADV
- a CDS encoding serine hydrolase domain-containing protein — its product is MQSLKHVADWPVPNASTAVIGKDGGLLGSHGDQDRQYALASVTKLLSAYAVLLAVEEGALELDQPAGPERSTVRHLLAHSGGYDFGDRSVRYTPGERRLYSNAGFEVLGETVEQATGLAFADYLRDGVLLPLGMQRTSLEGSPAAGATSTVADLSRFAAELQQPRLLHSSTLSEATSVVFPGLAGVLPGFGRQKDNDWGLGFEIRNGKQPHWTGANSSPRTFGHFGQSGTFLWVDPEAGAACVTLTDRDFGPWAAEAWPAFTDAALADLAA
- the fmdA gene encoding formamidase, whose product is MPEVIFPLDSSKKFEDQEKVGHNRYHPEIPPVATVKQGVSVRIDCREWFDGAIVNDDSAEDILNAPLLTVHKLSGPFAIEGAQPGDLLVVDILDVGPIPQEDSGPLAGQGWGYTGIFAKTNGGGFLTEQFPDAYKAIWDFTGQKATSRHVPNVSFNGIIHPGLMGTAPSAELLAKWNKREGDLIATDPDRVPPLALPPEPQSALLGAVPESDFDRVAGEAARTAPPRENGGNQDIKNLTKGSRVFYPVFVDGANFSLGDLHFSQGDGEITFCGAIEMGGFIDLRFEVIKGGMDTYGVSENAIFMPGTVDPQFSEWLAFSGTSVTLDGRQHYLDSHLSYQRACLHAIDYLTKFGYSPEQAYLLLGAAPIEGRLSGVVDIPNSCSTVYLPTSIFDFDVRPSASGPFQIDPGIGAPSASAG
- a CDS encoding AmiS/UreI family transporter gives rise to the protein MASAGLLYVGAILFINGLMLLGRIPGKSAAILNLFVGALQTVVPLVLLAQAQGELAPTFAAAGLFLFGFTYLYVGILQLTGISAEGLGWFSLFVAVVAIVIGVLSFTLISDPLFGVIWITWAVLWFMFFLLMALGKNSITAATGWFAIFCGWLTCTIPALLLLSGSFVSTATTAWTGALIFAASFAASLFLGRSRQKSEADQVGPATTQGAAS
- a CDS encoding NAD-dependent epimerase/dehydratase family protein, producing the protein MSTGNARNILVTGASGMLGSAVARLLMEQGHSVRTFQRRPAALGRNAAQAETVLGSLTDGLAVARAVTGVDAVVHLAAKVSFTGEWSDFVATNIDGTRALLKAARGAGVRDFVLVSSPSVAHFGTAIAGAGAGTADPDRAHGNYARSKAAAELLALAEDSPGFRVAAVRPHVVWGPGDTQLVERVVARARVGRLPLLDHGTALIDSTYIDNAAAAIVRTVERMDHAHGQALVVTNGQPRPVGELLAGICAAAGVRPPAWNVPGWLARGAGSVIERAWTAAGKRGLVRDEPPMTRFLAEQLSTAHWFDQRRTREVLDWSPAVSIEEGLDRLAEHYLGPSGRHA